The Pyxidicoccus sp. MSG2 DNA segment GTGCCAACCCGTGTCACGGAATCGAGACCCCGATGAAGAGGCTGTTCCTGTGTGCAGTCGCGCTGTCGATGGCAGTGGCTTGTTCGAACGGGCCAAAGGGGCAGGAGGAAGAGGCGGAAGGCTTCGCGCTCCTCCAGCATGACGAGACGACGCTCGAGGCCACGTACCGCGCGGGCGGCGCGTCCGTGCGCGTGCTGGTGGTGGAGACCGAGTCCAAGGTCGTCGAGGTGACCTACGACTTCGGTGACCCGGTCATTGCGTTCCACCTCGACTACAACCAGGGCGTCGGCAACTTCATGCCGACCGGTGCCCCGCTCGACGCCGCGCAGGCGCAGTTGATTGAGCCCCTGCTGGGGGGCATCTCGAAAATCATCCCGCAGGACGAGGCCACGCCGCGCACGCGCGTCGAGGACGCGGCCATGCGCCAGACGAGCTTCATGCAGATCGTCCCCGTGGGCGAGGTGCTCACGTCGTACGAGTTCGTGTCGGAGCGCGGCTGGGTCCACCTCTCGTGCACCTGCGGGACGCAGTACATCGGGTCCGGCTATTACCGTCAGGCGGGCCGGGGCTGCAGCTGCAACGGCGGTGACAACGGCTGCAAGGGGCGCTGCGGTCAGGGCTGCGGCATCACCAGCACCCCGCCGTGCGTGGGCACGACGGCGTACACGCAGGACTGCGCCAAGCATGACTACGGCCTGGGGAGCTTCGCCGCCGCGTCCGATGACTACTCGTTCGCGAGCAACAACTGCAGCTGCAGTGGCGTAGGCACCTGTTACTGACGCGACGTCCGAAGGTGGAAATGGCGCGGGCCGCCCATGGGGCTGCCCGCGCCTCGGAGACTCCGCTCGAGCGCCTCGAGCGTGCGCGGAGGCTCACCCGGGGGCGCGCAGGAGGACTCCCATCCGTTCGTTCGCCTCGTAGAAGCCGGCGATGGCCTCCGACCACAGGCTGCTGACCCTGGCGGGCTCATGGGTCTCCGAGAGCTCAATCAAGACGGCGACGGTGCGTTTGACACGCTCCCGCAACGCATCGTCCTGGACCCGGACGTTGAGGATGAGCGTCCGGACCTGGGCCACCGTCAGCTTCTTGAACTCCTCCGCCGAGAGCTGACTCCTGAAGACCCGCTGTTGCATGTGGCTGATGACCTCGGAGAGGGACTCCTGGAGTGCCAGCATCGTCTGCGCCTGGAACTCGGCGCGGGCGCTGGCCTGCTGGTCTGCTCTCTCTGTGGCTCTGACCTCGCGCTCACGTCGGATCTGGCGACGGTACTGGGTGGTCTCCGTGATGAGCGTGAGGACCGCGCCCAGCAGGAAGGTGATGAGGGGAAGCACGTCCTCCAGTGTCATGCGCCAGCCTCCCTGGGCGGGTTGCCGCGTCCGTCCAGCCCATGTCCCGGCCCCGAGCCGGTTCCTCCACGCCTATGGTGCGCACCGTGGAGACGCGCCGTCACTCCAGGAGGCTTGAATGCCTCCGCGTGCGGCGGAGTAGGCTCTCGAACCCCTGAAAGGACAGCGACGCATGGCGCAGCCCTACTCCGTATTGCGCGTGGAGGACCCCGATACCGGCAGCCGCGCCCGGCTTCACTACACGCGCGACAATCCCCTGCGCAGCTGGATGACCGGGGTGGCGTTTGCCGCGCCGCCGCCCACGCCCATCGCGCTGGGGCTGCGCGGCACGGATGAAGAAGGGTGGGTGCTGGGGGACTTGTGGCTGACGCCGATTACCGTCATGTCCCGCCGCCTGCACACGGCGCTGGTGCAGGCGGGGGTGGACAACCTCGCGGTCTATCCGGCTACGCTGCGCGACCCCCTGACCGAGACGGTCCATACCGATTTCGTTGCGTTCAACGTGATTGGCAAGCGGCCCGGGGCGGAGCCGGGTGGGGCGTTGTTGTTCCGCCTGGCGGAGGCGGTCAATGTCATCCTGATTCATGACTCCGTCCGGCGCGTGGTCGAGGAGGCGGGTATCGACACCCTGACCTTCATCGACCCCGAAGACTTCGCGGGCTGAGCCAGCGCACGTACGAGTTCGGTATGCGGCTCGCGCTCGGGGCAGGTGGCGCGGACGTGCTGCGGCAGGTGGCGGGAGAGGGCCTGGTGCTCGCGGGGGCGAGCCTCGTGCCCGCCTGGCGCGCGGCGCTCGTGGAACCGGGCCGCGTCTTGAGTGGGATGGTGAGGCTGCTGCGCCCGGGAATCCTCAGGCGTCCAGTCGCGCGAGCAACTCACGCACCAGCAGCTCGAAGACACGCGGCTGCTCCAGGTTGGGCAGATGCGCGCAGCCCGGCATCATGCGCAGGTCCGCGCCCGGGATGCTGTGCGCGAGCAGTGCGCAGCGCTCCTTCAGGTGCGGCACATCCAGGTCTCCGCACACCACCCTCGTCGGCACGCGCAGCTCTCCGAGCCGTGGCAGCGCGGGAGGGGGCTCCTGCGCCGCGCCGGGAGATGGTGCGCGCAGTGCCACGCCATTCATTTCAAGGAACAGCGCACGTGCCGCGCCGCCCACCCGGCCCTCGGGTCCTTGCGGCCCGTCCAGCCACAGGTGCGCCTCCAGTGCGTTGACGCGCTCCACCTCTCCCCGCGCCTCCGCCTCCTCGATGCTCGCGTAGAGGCGCGCCACGGCGGGCGCGGGCGCGGCGGGAGCAACGGCGCCACTCACCGCGGGCGCGATGAGCACGAGCCCCCGCACCCGCTCCGGATGCGCCAGCGTGAAGTCGAGCGCCACGCGTCCGCCCTGTGAGCAACCCACCAGCACCGCCTGCCCTCGCCCAATGCGTCGAGCACCGCGCGCAGGTCGTCCACGTGGCTGAAGGATTCGGCAACCCCGTGGCTCTCTCCGAAGCCGCGCCGGTCATACGCGAGCGCATGGTGCGTGGGCGCGAAGGCCGCGAGCTCGGCGCGCCACATCCTCCGGTCCGCCACTCCCGCATGCAGGAACACCAGCGCCGGCCCGCGCCCCGCGTGCTCGCCCGCGAGTCGCGTCTGCCCCTGTACGACCTCGAACCGCTCGGGTGCCGTCATGGGCCCAGCATATTTCGCGGCGCTCAGCTCGCGGTCACCAGGCTGCTGGCACACGACGTGCTTTGGGGCGGCGCAGCCGTCATCACCCCGAAGCATGAGAGGACCTGAAGCCCATGAGCCTTCACTCGAAACTCCCGAACCTCGCGGCGCTCGCCGTGGGATTGCTGGTGCTCGCGGCCGCCCCGCGCGCCGAAGCGCAGCTGACGCCCACCGTCGCGCAGGTCCCGGCGAACGCGCCGCCCGCCATCCCCGCCGGCATGAAGGTGACGTGTACGCCGGGGCCCGGCACCGGCGCCGCGGCCGCCAACTGTCCCGTGCTCAAGTGGCACGGCTACACCTACTGGGCCTTCAGCTACGGCGACAACCGCGTGGCCATGGGCATCGTCGTCTATGACGCCGCGGGCAAGGCCGTGGCGCAGTGGGAGAAGCCCGGCTCCCGCTACGTGTACGCCATCACCGTGGACGGCGCCGGCAAGAACGTGACGTTCGCCGGTCAGTCGGACGCGAAGATCACCATGACGTGGGATGCCCTGTTCCCGCCCCCCGTCGTCGTGCAGGTACCGGCGAACGCGCCGCCCGCCGTTCCCGCGGGCATGAAGGTGACGTGCACGCAGGGGCCGGGTACCGGCGCTGCGGCCACCACCTGCCCCGTGGTCAAGTGGGGCGGTTACACCTACTGGGCCTTCAGCTACCTCGACAACCGCGTGGCCATGGGCATCGTCGCCTATGACGCGGCGGGGAAGGTCGTCGCGCAGTGGGAGAAGCCCGGCTCCCGCTACGTGTATGCCATCACCGTGGACTCCACCGGCCGGAACGTGGTGTTCGCCGGCCAGTCTGACGCGAAGCTCACCCTGAAGTGGAGCGACCTGTTCCCGCCGGCCGCGCCGCCCGCCAGGCCGGACTGGCAGCTGGTGGCGGGGCCCGTGGGCGCCACGCTCAAGCAGGTTTCCGTGGGCAACGCCAACGCCGTCTGGGGGCTGGATACGGCCGGCTATCCCTGGAAGTGGACTGGCTCGGCGTGGGAGCGGAAGGCCGGCACGGTCAGCACGCTCGCCGTCACCGCCGACGGCACCGTGTGGGCCACGAACCCTCCCGACTCGCTGCGCGTGCTGAAGCTGGACGTCGCCAACAACAAGTGGACCTGGAACATCCCCACCGGGATGAAGCAGGTGGCCGCCGTCAACGCCGCCTCCGCCTGGGGTCTGGACAACGGCGGTTCCCACTACCTGCTGAACGGCGCCACCTGGGAGAAGAAGGGCTGCTGCGTCAGCCAGATTTCCATCGGCTCCGACGGGGAGCTGTGGGCCACCAACCCCCCGGACTCCAACCGCGTCCTCCGTTGGGATGGCAGCAAGTGGACCTGGAACATCCCCGCGGGGATGACCTACGTGTCCGTGGGCAACGCGAAGAACATCTGGGCCCTGAACGGCTCGGACCAGATCTTCAAGTGGTCCGGCTCGGCCTGGCAGTCCATGCCCGGCGCGCTGCGGAACATCTCCGTGGCCGGTGATGGCACCGTCTGGGGCATCAACGCCACGGGCATGGTCTACAAGTGGGTCCCGTAGTCGTGCGCACGTAGGCGGCGCTCCGTCCTGACGTGTCCTGACGTGTCAGTCCGCGTGATGACACGTCAGGGAGGCGTCTTCTGATTTTCGAATGGCCAGGCCGGCAGCGGCTCGCGTGCGGCCACCCATACCGGGGCGCGATGGCCGGGCACGGGAAGAACTGCTCGCCGAAGGCGTCGCCCACGGAGAGGCCGAGCAGGGTGAGTGCCGCGTCTTCGCTAGCGAGGTCCATCGAGGGACGGACTCTACCGTCGCGAGCGGCCGACCGCCGGGTGCGGACCTACCCTTTGCGCATTCGCTGTCTCCGGCGGAAGCTCACCGCGTCGCCTTGTCATGGATGGGCCGCGAGGGTGGAGAGGACGTGGGCATGAGCCAGCTCGAGCTGAGATTCGGCTCGCCACATCACGGCTGGCTGCAGGTGGAGCTTGCCGACCGCGAGCGCAGCGTGTTGCTCGATGTGTCGGATGTGCCGGGCGACTCGCTCGCGATGCTGGCGGTGGCGGCTCTGGACCTCGTCGCCGGGCGGCGAGAAGCCCGCGTGGTGTGGTTCCTGGAGCCGAGCGAGGCCACCTGGAACTTCCAGCGTGAAGGCGACCAGGTCGCGGTGCGGGCCACCACTTCGGGCGCGGCGTCCGTGCTCCTGGAGGGCGGCACCGCTGAAGAACTCGCGCTCGTCATCTGGCGAGCGCTGCGGCGTCTCGAATCAGACCCGGCATGGAGCGCCGTGAGCACTGGCCGCGTCTGGTCACACCCTTTTCCGCACCGGGAAGTGGCTCAGTTGGGAGCCGTACTCGGCCGCGCATCAGCGCCTCAACGGTCCTGAGTCGGACCCCAAAGCAAGGGAGAACCTCCATGCAACGCAAGGTCGCAGGTCTCGTCGCCGTGGCAGCACTCATGTCCCTGGGCTTCCGTGACAGCCCGGGTCCTGAGAAGGCGGGTGGAATCCCCTTCGACCTGGTCGCCGCGAAGAAGCACTTCATCTCGATGGACGTGGCGGCGGGCTACACCCGCCACTTCCGTGAGACGCGTGAAGCGCTCCACGGACAGCATCCGGGAATGAAGGCGCGGCTCGCGCTCGAACAGTCCGAGAGCTTCAATCGCGACGCCATCGCCGCGCTGCTCAACGCGAAGGACTCCAGCGGCAACCCGGCGACCGGCGTGCGCATCTACCAGGGGCTGGATGCGGCGGGGCAGACGCGTCTGGTGCTGGTGCCCTACGACGCGCGCGGAAACGACATCCTCACGAAGCTCTCGTCGCCAGGGGACGCTGCCGTGACCGGCGTTTCCGCGGAGGCCGTGGAAGATGGCATCCGGTGTCCACCCTACTGCGCGGAAGAAGAGAATCCTCTCAGCGCGGATTAAGCCCGCGCTTCCGCCCGCGAGTCACGCCCTGTCCCACGAAGGAGTGCCTCGGAACTGC contains these protein-coding regions:
- a CDS encoding tectonin domain-containing protein; this translates as MSLHSKLPNLAALAVGLLVLAAAPRAEAQLTPTVAQVPANAPPAIPAGMKVTCTPGPGTGAAAANCPVLKWHGYTYWAFSYGDNRVAMGIVVYDAAGKAVAQWEKPGSRYVYAITVDGAGKNVTFAGQSDAKITMTWDALFPPPVVVQVPANAPPAVPAGMKVTCTQGPGTGAAATTCPVVKWGGYTYWAFSYLDNRVAMGIVAYDAAGKVVAQWEKPGSRYVYAITVDSTGRNVVFAGQSDAKLTLKWSDLFPPAAPPARPDWQLVAGPVGATLKQVSVGNANAVWGLDTAGYPWKWTGSAWERKAGTVSTLAVTADGTVWATNPPDSLRVLKLDVANNKWTWNIPTGMKQVAAVNAASAWGLDNGGSHYLLNGATWEKKGCCVSQISIGSDGELWATNPPDSNRVLRWDGSKWTWNIPAGMTYVSVGNAKNIWALNGSDQIFKWSGSAWQSMPGALRNISVAGDGTVWGINATGMVYKWVP